In Ktedonobacteraceae bacterium, one genomic interval encodes:
- a CDS encoding maleylacetate reductase, whose translation MESFTYESLPGRVVFGRGVISQVAEEIDRLHKQRAIFIVTGSAARLIPALTKQLGNRLAGVFNEVAQHVPTALIEKGLAFARQNDADCIVTLGGGSATGLGKGLALKFDAPIIAIPTTFSGSEMTPIYGMTDAGRKQTGRDLRVLPRTVLYDPELVYSMPPFLAAISGMNALAHCVEALYGRLASPITSLLAEEGSRALAQGLPGIVQNPGNHENYDLALYGAYLAGSVFAVVGSGLHHRICHVLGGSFGLPHAETHAVMLPYVIWYNSKAAPEAMTRLARALAVEDAVKGSFDLAARLHAPRSLAELGLAESDVAEAAGLVVQSPIWNPQPVTLPDLEHLLQAAYRGSGPELE comes from the coding sequence ATGGAATCTTTTACCTACGAGTCGCTGCCCGGAAGAGTTGTCTTCGGCAGAGGAGTTATCTCGCAAGTGGCAGAAGAAATCGACCGCCTGCATAAGCAGCGCGCTATCTTCATCGTAACCGGCTCGGCAGCTCGCCTGATACCGGCGTTGACTAAACAGTTAGGAAATCGCCTGGCAGGGGTCTTCAACGAGGTAGCTCAGCACGTCCCAACTGCTTTGATTGAGAAAGGGCTGGCTTTTGCTCGCCAAAACGATGCAGATTGTATCGTGACATTAGGCGGGGGTTCGGCAACCGGTCTCGGCAAGGGGCTTGCGCTGAAATTCGATGCGCCGATTATCGCTATTCCAACAACCTTTTCCGGCTCCGAAATGACTCCCATTTACGGCATGACTGATGCAGGACGCAAGCAAACCGGGCGCGATCTGCGCGTACTGCCCCGGACAGTTCTCTACGATCCTGAGCTTGTTTACAGCATGCCACCTTTTCTGGCCGCGATCAGCGGTATGAATGCTCTTGCTCACTGTGTCGAGGCCCTGTATGGTCGGCTCGCCAGTCCCATCACCAGTCTGCTGGCGGAAGAAGGGAGTCGCGCCCTCGCGCAGGGTCTTCCAGGCATCGTCCAGAATCCAGGTAATCATGAGAACTATGATCTCGCGCTCTATGGCGCTTACCTGGCCGGATCGGTGTTCGCGGTTGTAGGATCGGGACTGCACCATCGCATCTGTCACGTACTTGGGGGAAGTTTTGGCCTGCCACATGCCGAGACCCACGCGGTCATGCTTCCCTACGTCATCTGGTATAACTCCAAAGCAGCGCCCGAAGCGATGACTCGCCTGGCACGCGCTTTAGCCGTCGAAGATGCCGTGAAAGGCAGCTTTGACCTGGCCGCTCGTTTACATGCGCCGCGCTCTCTAGCTGAATTGGGGTTGGCAGAGAGCGATGTGGCAGAGGCTGCAGGGTTGGTGGTGCAGTCGCCTATCTGGAATCCACAGCCGGTCACACTACCTGATTTAGAGCATCTTTTGCAGGCAGCTTATCGAGGTTCAGGGCCTGAGTTGGAGTGA
- a CDS encoding DSD1 family PLP-dependent enzyme, which produces MYHPQVGDTVDALDTPSMIVDLTLMEENIARLMGKFRGKKVRVRPHLKTVKSPELARKLLEAGAIGGCVAKVSEAEVMAAGGIEDLLITTEIVGRPKLARLVELARLHPSIKVVVDSVPGASQLNEAMQEARLNINVLIDLNVGQNRCGVLPGEEALQLAHYVAQLSNLHLIGVQGYEGHLQHIHDPEERRRLCLQSMQLLTGTAEQLRAAGFRIEIVTTGGTGTAEICASRDGVTEVQPGSFVFMDTDYRNAIGPVYSNALTILSTVISRPTSNRAVVDAGLKSLSIDSGMPEPRGLPGVMYHPGGDEHGILTWNSNTTPANQQPQVGDRIAFIPSHIDTTINLHDYYYAFRDGRLEAIWPVAARGKVQ; this is translated from the coding sequence ATGTATCATCCGCAGGTGGGAGATACGGTGGATGCGCTCGATACACCCTCTATGATTGTTGACCTGACCTTGATGGAGGAGAATATCGCCAGGTTGATGGGAAAATTCCGGGGGAAAAAGGTAAGGGTCAGGCCGCATTTGAAAACGGTGAAAAGCCCTGAACTGGCACGCAAGTTGCTGGAGGCAGGAGCCATTGGTGGTTGCGTTGCCAAAGTCAGTGAGGCCGAAGTGATGGCCGCCGGCGGCATTGAAGATTTGCTGATCACCACCGAAATTGTGGGCAGGCCAAAGCTGGCGCGACTGGTAGAACTCGCCCGCCTGCATCCTAGCATCAAAGTAGTGGTGGACAGCGTGCCCGGCGCCTCACAATTGAACGAGGCGATGCAAGAGGCGCGATTGAATATCAATGTGCTGATCGACCTGAATGTCGGTCAAAACCGCTGTGGGGTATTGCCCGGCGAAGAGGCTCTCCAATTAGCGCATTACGTCGCTCAATTGAGCAATCTACACCTCATTGGAGTACAGGGATACGAGGGACATTTGCAGCATATCCATGATCCAGAGGAGCGCAGGCGGCTCTGCCTCCAATCGATGCAATTGCTTACCGGCACTGCTGAACAATTAAGGGCTGCCGGTTTTCGTATCGAAATTGTGACTACCGGAGGAACGGGAACTGCTGAAATATGCGCCAGCCGCGATGGCGTTACCGAGGTCCAGCCGGGTTCTTTCGTTTTCATGGATACTGATTACCGCAATGCCATCGGTCCCGTTTACTCCAACGCTCTCACTATTCTCTCGACAGTGATCAGCCGTCCAACTTCTAATAGAGCAGTGGTGGATGCCGGCCTCAAGTCGCTGTCGATTGATAGTGGTATGCCCGAACCCAGAGGCTTACCAGGCGTAATGTATCATCCAGGAGGAGATGAACACGGTATTCTGACCTGGAATAGTAACACCACTCCGGCCAATCAGCAACCACAGGTAGGCGACCGCATCGCCTTCATCCCCAGCCATATTGATACGACCATCAATCTGCACGACTATTATTATGCCTTTCGGGATGGCAGATTGGAAGCTATCTGGCCGGTCGCAGCGCGAGGGAAAGTACAATGA
- a CDS encoding OsmC family protein produces the protein MDLRSIQKPFKERYRSEPDSARITLRAQGSQTETPIACSVDIGRALYQAQAHSGVGGAGTAACSGDLLLGALAACAQITCQMVATAMGIATNRIEVNVEGDLDLRGTLGISKEAPVGFETIRVRFEIDAPQATAEQLQALREKTEQYCVVMQTLTKPPKIEVDWPQ, from the coding sequence ATGGACCTTCGATCAATACAAAAACCCTTCAAAGAGAGATATCGTAGTGAGCCGGATAGCGCGCGAATAACGCTCAGAGCACAGGGCAGCCAGACGGAGACTCCCATTGCCTGTTCAGTCGATATCGGGCGGGCGCTCTATCAAGCCCAGGCTCATAGCGGAGTGGGAGGAGCGGGCACTGCCGCTTGTTCAGGCGATCTGCTTCTGGGAGCCCTTGCCGCCTGCGCACAGATCACCTGCCAGATGGTTGCTACAGCGATGGGGATAGCAACGAATCGCATTGAAGTGAATGTAGAAGGAGACCTGGACCTTCGCGGTACTCTTGGCATCTCGAAAGAGGCGCCGGTTGGTTTTGAGACAATCCGTGTTCGCTTTGAGATTGACGCGCCTCAGGCAACGGCGGAGCAACTGCAGGCGTTACGCGAGAAGACCGAGCAATATTGTGTGGTGATGCAGACACTAACCAAACCACCAAAAATCGAAGTGGATTGGCCTCAGTAG
- a CDS encoding SDR family NAD(P)-dependent oxidoreductase: protein MPIRFDDQVAIVTGSGRGLGKAYVTLLAGRGASVVVHDAGVALDGAGSDPGIADAVVQEITAAGGKAVPCYENIETLDGCQRLIDTALSHFGRLNILIHNAGWISFTPLEEMTPELLQRILNIQVIAPFLLSQTAFPIMQRQHYGRIIFTTSGRAMFMEDALPDLSGYAIGKMAQLGLMNSLAVAGEAYGIHVNAISPVAATRMFSRSVAPGTLRPEQVAPGVAFLASSQCDFSGVILQAGNGHFAIASWQRSAGVDFGEADITAEDIAERWNKIMGKAL, encoded by the coding sequence ATGCCTATTCGTTTTGATGACCAGGTGGCCATTGTTACCGGCAGCGGGCGAGGCCTGGGTAAAGCCTATGTCACGTTGCTTGCCGGGCGAGGTGCCAGTGTTGTGGTGCATGATGCAGGAGTTGCGCTGGATGGGGCAGGCTCTGATCCCGGTATTGCGGACGCCGTGGTACAGGAGATTACCGCTGCGGGTGGAAAGGCCGTACCGTGTTATGAAAATATTGAAACGCTGGATGGCTGCCAGCGTTTGATCGATACAGCGCTCAGTCATTTTGGACGCCTGAATATTCTGATTCATAATGCCGGGTGGATCTCCTTTACACCGTTGGAGGAGATGACGCCCGAGTTGTTGCAGCGCATCCTCAACATTCAGGTGATCGCGCCATTTTTGCTATCGCAAACCGCTTTTCCCATCATGCAGCGCCAGCATTATGGACGTATCATTTTTACAACATCAGGCAGAGCCATGTTCATGGAGGATGCCTTGCCTGATCTCAGCGGTTATGCCATTGGCAAAATGGCGCAGCTGGGCTTGATGAATTCGCTGGCGGTAGCAGGTGAAGCGTATGGAATCCACGTGAACGCGATCTCACCCGTAGCCGCCACGCGCATGTTTAGCCGTTCTGTCGCGCCTGGAACTTTGCGGCCAGAACAGGTCGCGCCAGGAGTAGCATTCCTCGCCTCTTCCCAATGCGATTTCTCAGGCGTTATTTTGCAGGCCGGCAATGGGCATTTCGCCATTGCAAGCTGGCAGCGAAGCGCAGGGGTTGATTTTGGTGAAGCGGATATTACGGCGGAAGATATTGCTGAGCGGTGGAATAAAATTATGGGAAAGGCGTTGTGA
- a CDS encoding histidine phosphatase family protein has protein sequence MRHWLFLIRHGQTTWNVEHRLPGQLPGVELTDAGREQAKCLAEALKSVPLTAIISSPLERALETARFIAEGRDLVIQHEPGLMDIELGRWTGQNRDELTQHDPVWQAFLRNPLVGPEGVETFPDVEHRAVAAVEHWLRQESTGSCPAFVTHSDVIKLLIAHYEGLEVRLARRLVIENASVSIIELQTNHRPRIHAMGWAPQPFWLQPSTFQPQQPKNEEQVDGEQYG, from the coding sequence ATGAGACACTGGCTATTTCTTATCCGGCATGGACAAACAACCTGGAATGTCGAACATAGGCTTCCCGGTCAACTTCCCGGCGTCGAATTGACTGATGCTGGCCGCGAACAGGCAAAATGCCTGGCAGAAGCATTAAAATCCGTCCCATTGACCGCTATTATCAGCAGCCCATTGGAACGCGCACTTGAGACGGCTCGATTCATTGCGGAGGGACGCGACCTGGTCATTCAACACGAGCCAGGGCTGATGGATATTGAGCTAGGGCGGTGGACGGGACAGAACCGCGATGAACTCACGCAACATGACCCGGTCTGGCAGGCCTTTTTACGCAATCCACTGGTGGGGCCGGAGGGTGTAGAGACATTCCCCGACGTCGAGCATCGTGCGGTGGCGGCGGTAGAACACTGGCTGCGACAAGAATCAACCGGCTCCTGCCCTGCCTTCGTCACACATTCCGATGTGATAAAATTGCTTATTGCTCACTACGAAGGGCTGGAAGTCAGGCTGGCACGTAGACTAGTGATCGAAAATGCTTCTGTGAGCATCATTGAACTCCAAACCAACCATCGCCCGCGCATACACGCAATGGGCTGGGCACCTCAACCGTTCTGGTTGCAGCCATCCACATTCCAGCCCCAACAACCGAAAAATGAAGAGCAGGTGGATGGGGAGCAGTATGGGTAG